Proteins encoded in a region of the Alphaproteobacteria bacterium genome:
- a CDS encoding branched-chain amino acid ABC transporter ATP-binding protein/permease has product MSTPSSKPGSSGPSIWVRMRWLPDVITLAVLVAAPFILPRFGFVPDTMSRILVLGLFGIGFDLLFGYTGLLSFGQSAFFGTGGFVAAYLLTRMGFPSVVAALVIGMLVAAVVGYIVGLIALRRTGIYFAMITVAIAEVFFFVENSPLAAFTGGENGLPGVPAPIFNFGFKSIAIGSGWTMYGFLAACYLIGIVIARRIVHSPVGHILVAIRDNPLRAAALGHNVHGYKLLVFVIAAAYAGLAGGLLGVMQGYMPPDAFTFDTSGQLVMQTVIGGLGTLFGPLVGAAVWLYLRDFLQDTVGLGASWKLALGVIFVLLVCFLRRGIIGGLKDLIDLSFGRKTVVAEPDEAASGLTAEQEQKAAKAEVIAEAAVAPMPPRHRALDGYSGPILQATGISKRYGGLMANSDIDFTVQHGELRGVIGPNGAGKSTFFKMLTCEIPPTSGKIIFEGHDITGKNVTDVCQLGLTKSYQVNQLFSRLTVRENVTIAVLAELRGKFRLDVLRNAETFPGVSDQVNHTLAMVNLTARADALVSSLAYGEKRRLEIGLALANSPSLLLLDEPLAGMSPRERIETVKLLKSISQGRTMIIIDHDMDALFELAGRITVLQEGRVLVEGTPEEIKSNPKVQEAYLGGVLES; this is encoded by the coding sequence ATGTCAACACCGTCCTCAAAGCCTGGTTCGTCCGGGCCATCAATCTGGGTGCGCATGCGCTGGCTCCCCGACGTCATCACCCTGGCTGTTCTTGTCGCCGCACCATTCATTCTGCCGCGCTTCGGCTTCGTGCCGGATACCATGAGCCGTATTCTGGTGCTCGGTCTGTTCGGTATCGGGTTCGATCTGTTGTTTGGCTACACCGGCCTGCTGTCGTTCGGACAGTCGGCGTTTTTTGGTACGGGCGGTTTTGTCGCTGCATACTTGCTGACGCGCATGGGCTTCCCGAGCGTTGTGGCCGCTCTCGTGATCGGAATGCTGGTTGCGGCGGTCGTCGGCTATATTGTCGGTCTGATCGCGTTGCGCCGTACCGGAATTTACTTTGCGATGATCACGGTTGCGATCGCCGAGGTGTTCTTCTTCGTCGAGAACTCGCCGTTGGCGGCGTTCACCGGCGGTGAAAACGGCCTTCCGGGTGTGCCGGCCCCCATCTTCAATTTTGGATTTAAGAGTATCGCTATTGGCAGCGGTTGGACCATGTATGGTTTTCTGGCCGCATGTTACCTGATTGGGATCGTCATCGCGCGGCGTATCGTGCATTCGCCCGTCGGGCACATTCTCGTGGCGATCCGCGATAATCCGCTGCGGGCCGCTGCCCTTGGTCACAACGTTCATGGCTATAAGCTGCTCGTCTTCGTGATTGCTGCGGCCTATGCGGGATTGGCCGGGGGTCTGCTCGGCGTCATGCAGGGCTATATGCCGCCGGATGCCTTCACGTTCGACACGTCCGGTCAGCTCGTGATGCAGACGGTGATCGGCGGCCTCGGCACATTGTTCGGCCCGCTGGTGGGCGCCGCGGTCTGGCTTTATCTTCGAGACTTCCTGCAGGACACGGTCGGTCTTGGCGCCTCGTGGAAATTGGCGCTCGGTGTTATTTTCGTGCTGCTCGTCTGCTTCCTGCGCCGCGGCATTATCGGCGGTCTCAAGGATCTCATCGATCTTTCTTTCGGGCGGAAGACAGTCGTCGCTGAACCGGATGAGGCCGCTTCTGGTTTGACGGCAGAGCAGGAGCAGAAGGCCGCTAAAGCGGAAGTCATTGCGGAGGCGGCCGTAGCTCCGATGCCGCCCCGGCATCGTGCACTGGATGGCTATAGCGGCCCTATTTTGCAGGCGACCGGGATTAGCAAGCGCTATGGCGGGCTGATGGCGAACAGCGATATCGATTTCACTGTTCAGCACGGGGAGTTACGTGGCGTGATCGGCCCGAACGGCGCTGGGAAGTCGACCTTCTTCAAGATGCTGACATGCGAGATTCCGCCCACATCCGGCAAGATCATCTTTGAAGGCCACGACATTACCGGCAAGAACGTCACCGATGTTTGCCAGCTCGGTCTGACCAAGAGTTATCAGGTCAACCAGCTTTTCTCCCGCCTGACTGTGCGTGAGAATGTAACGATTGCGGTGCTTGCTGAGCTACGTGGGAAATTCCGGCTGGATGTGTTGCGCAACGCCGAGACCTTTCCGGGCGTCAGCGATCAGGTGAATCACACCCTGGCGATGGTTAATCTGACGGCGCGGGCGGATGCTCTGGTTTCCTCACTGGCTTATGGCGAGAAGAGGCGGCTTGAAATCGGTCTGGCGCTGGCGAATTCGCCAAGCCTGCTGTTGCTTGATGAGCCTCTCGCAGGCATGAGTCCGCGCGAGCGGATCGAGACGGTCAAGCTTCTGAAATCCATCAGTCAGGGACGGACCATGATCATTATCGATCATGACATGGATGCACTGTTCGAACTGGCTGGCCGTATTACGGTTTTGCAGGAAGGTCGCGTGCTGGTCGAAGGCACACCGGAGGAAATCAAGAGCAATCCCAAGGTGCAGGAAGCCTATCTCGGTGGAGTGCTCGAATCATGA
- a CDS encoding ABC transporter ATP-binding protein, with product MSLLEVNGLNSYYGDSHILFDVSLRVERNEVVALLGRNGAGKSTTLKSLMGVITPRSGSVVFDGVDIAGKKSHSIAQAGMQLVHEDRRIFGSLNVEENIILAGLTASGRWPLDRIYEMFPRLKERRTSRGTDLSGGEQQMLAIARALVRDPKIVLLDEPFEGLAPVIVRDLMTACRNLAAAGQTIVLVEQNLAATLALAQRVYIINNGHIAHEGPAQEIKARPEILQRYLGV from the coding sequence ATGAGTTTGCTCGAGGTCAATGGCCTGAATTCATACTACGGCGACTCGCATATTCTCTTTGATGTCTCTTTGCGCGTGGAGCGCAACGAGGTGGTGGCGCTGCTCGGCCGCAATGGTGCAGGCAAGAGTACGACCCTAAAGAGCCTGATGGGAGTCATCACTCCGCGCTCGGGCTCGGTCGTGTTCGATGGCGTGGATATTGCCGGCAAGAAAAGCCATTCGATTGCCCAGGCCGGTATGCAACTGGTTCATGAAGATCGCCGGATCTTCGGCAGTCTGAATGTTGAGGAAAATATCATCCTTGCCGGGCTGACTGCATCGGGCCGCTGGCCGCTGGACCGCATCTACGAAATGTTTCCGCGCCTCAAGGAGCGCCGTACCAGCCGCGGGACGGATTTGTCGGGCGGCGAGCAGCAGATGCTGGCCATCGCGCGGGCTCTGGTGCGGGATCCGAAGATCGTCCTGCTGGACGAGCCGTTCGAAGGCTTGGCGCCGGTGATCGTCCGCGATCTGATGACGGCATGCCGTAATCTGGCAGCTGCGGGCCAAACGATCGTGCTGGTGGAGCAGAATTTGGCTGCGACCCTGGCTCTCGCGCAGCGCGTCTATATCATCAACAACGGCCATATTGCCCATGAGGGGCCAGCGCAGGAGATCAAGGCGCGTCCTGAGATTCTCCAGCGCTATCTGGGCGTCTGA
- a CDS encoding HIT family protein, whose amino-acid sequence MTAYDTQNVFAKVLRGEIPSYKVYENDHTFAFLDIMPRSPGHTLVIPKAPVRGLLDISVDDFTEVARTTKKIAVAAVKAFGADGVIIQQFSEPASGQVVLHLHMHIMPMKEGIELLPAQTVKADPGVLEQHAATLIAALAD is encoded by the coding sequence ATGACCGCCTACGATACGCAAAACGTCTTTGCCAAGGTTCTTCGTGGCGAGATCCCATCCTACAAAGTTTACGAGAACGACCATACTTTCGCGTTTCTGGACATCATGCCCCGGTCACCCGGACATACGCTTGTGATCCCCAAAGCCCCTGTTCGTGGCCTTCTGGATATTTCGGTCGATGATTTCACCGAGGTGGCCCGCACCACAAAGAAAATCGCTGTTGCCGCCGTGAAAGCTTTCGGCGCGGACGGCGTCATCATTCAACAGTTCAGCGAGCCGGCCAGCGGCCAGGTGGTCCTTCACCTTCACATGCACATCATGCCGATGAAGGAAGGAATTGAGCTTCTTCCGGCCCAGACCGTGAAGGCAGATCCCGGCGTGCTGGAGCAGCATGCCGCCACGCTCATTGCGGCACTGGCTGACTAG
- a CDS encoding LysR family transcriptional regulator, which translates to MDTELARTFLTVVASGNFVSAAEQLHVSQSTVSARIQSLEEQLGCTLFVRNKAGTMLTQAGRQFQRHASTLVRTLELARHDIGLPAGFTGTLTIGGRIGLWEEFLLRWLPDMHRSNPTISIRIESGLEPEIMQGLIEGRLDIGVMYTPQIRPGLQIQQLFEDRLVMVSTEPSSPPTPQAGYVYVDWGPEFYARHSASFPSFGGSALSANVGWLGMQHIIKNGGSGYFPARIVANHIAAKELHIVAGAPEFFMPAYVVFPIDRDDRVIDNALTIIHRIASQQSISPRESQRPKRTRAAKF; encoded by the coding sequence ATGGACACCGAACTAGCGCGCACGTTTCTGACTGTTGTCGCATCCGGAAACTTCGTCAGCGCCGCAGAACAGCTCCATGTCAGCCAATCCACGGTCAGCGCTCGAATCCAATCTCTCGAAGAGCAACTGGGATGCACCCTGTTCGTCCGCAACAAGGCTGGCACCATGCTGACTCAGGCAGGACGTCAGTTTCAACGCCATGCCTCTACTCTCGTTCGCACTCTTGAACTCGCACGACACGACATCGGACTGCCGGCTGGCTTCACTGGAACGCTCACGATCGGCGGGCGCATCGGACTGTGGGAAGAATTCCTGCTGCGATGGCTGCCTGATATGCACCGGAGCAACCCCACCATCTCCATCCGCATCGAAAGCGGTCTCGAGCCTGAGATCATGCAGGGACTGATCGAGGGGCGGCTGGATATCGGCGTAATGTATACTCCGCAAATCCGCCCGGGCCTGCAGATACAACAACTCTTCGAGGACCGCCTGGTGATGGTCTCAACGGAGCCGAGCAGCCCGCCCACACCGCAAGCCGGCTACGTCTATGTCGACTGGGGACCGGAATTCTATGCACGTCACAGCGCCAGCTTCCCAAGCTTCGGCGGCTCCGCGCTGAGCGCCAATGTCGGCTGGCTTGGAATGCAACACATCATCAAGAACGGAGGATCCGGCTATTTCCCGGCACGCATCGTTGCAAATCATATCGCGGCCAAGGAACTTCATATCGTCGCGGGAGCGCCCGAATTCTTTATGCCGGCCTATGTCGTATTTCCGATCGATCGCGATGACAGGGTAATCGACAACGCTCTCACGATCATCCACCGCATCGCCAGTCAACAGAGCATAAGCCCCCGCGAAAGCCAGCGACCAAAACGAACACGCGCCGCCAAATTCTGA
- a CDS encoding OFA family MFS transporter, giving the protein MAVMMDTSETYAKAWIPFLDRERTVAKPGYSRWMIPPAALCVHLCIGQAYAFSVFNLPMTKLLGITQSAPEDWKLTELGWIFSIAMLFLGISSAVFGRWVEEGGPRKAMFTAAICWASGFLISALGIKTHTLWLIYLGYGVIGGCALGIGYISPVSTLMKWFPDRPGMATGMAIMGFGGGALIASPLSVWLMSKFQTATDVGVFNTFIVLGCVYFCFMMFGAAIVRVPAPGWKPKGYTPSADTGKKMVTKNDVFVYDAVKTPQFWLVWTVLFVNTTAGIGVLGQASAMSQEMFPGHITAIAAAGLVGLMSLFNMGGRFSWASLSDYIGRKNTYFVYMCLGFVMYITVPYAGGSGNVVLFVCCFLIIVSMYGGGFSTVPAYLRDLFGTRYVGAIHGILLTAWSAAGVAGPVLINYIREYNVTHGVPKAQAYNTTMYIMAGLFIVGFICNLAIRAVDSKWHMKKPGEVDAGAADAVPSRA; this is encoded by the coding sequence ATGGCTGTGATGATGGATACCTCGGAGACCTACGCCAAGGCGTGGATTCCATTTCTCGACAGGGAAAGGACGGTTGCAAAGCCGGGCTATAGCCGCTGGATGATTCCGCCTGCGGCGCTCTGCGTGCATCTGTGCATCGGTCAGGCCTACGCGTTCAGCGTGTTCAACCTGCCCATGACCAAATTGCTTGGCATCACTCAGTCCGCACCGGAAGACTGGAAGCTGACCGAGCTCGGATGGATATTCTCCATTGCGATGCTGTTCCTTGGAATTTCGTCCGCAGTGTTTGGGCGCTGGGTCGAAGAGGGGGGACCGCGCAAGGCGATGTTTACCGCCGCCATCTGCTGGGCGAGCGGCTTCCTGATTTCCGCACTTGGCATCAAGACCCATACGCTGTGGCTGATCTATCTCGGCTATGGGGTGATTGGCGGTTGCGCGCTCGGGATTGGTTACATCTCACCGGTATCGACACTGATGAAGTGGTTCCCCGATCGTCCCGGAATGGCGACGGGCATGGCGATCATGGGCTTCGGCGGTGGCGCACTGATCGCGTCGCCGCTGTCGGTCTGGCTGATGAGCAAATTCCAGACAGCGACGGATGTCGGCGTGTTCAACACGTTCATCGTGCTTGGCTGTGTCTATTTCTGCTTCATGATGTTCGGCGCGGCGATCGTTCGTGTTCCTGCTCCCGGCTGGAAGCCAAAGGGCTACACGCCGTCCGCAGACACCGGCAAGAAGATGGTCACGAAGAACGACGTATTCGTGTACGACGCCGTCAAGACTCCGCAGTTCTGGCTTGTCTGGACTGTTCTGTTCGTCAATACGACGGCCGGTATCGGCGTGCTAGGTCAGGCTTCCGCCATGAGCCAGGAAATGTTCCCGGGTCACATCACCGCAATCGCTGCGGCGGGTCTCGTCGGCTTGATGAGTCTGTTCAACATGGGCGGCCGGTTCTCATGGGCCTCGCTGTCCGACTATATCGGACGCAAAAATACGTACTTCGTGTATATGTGCCTCGGCTTTGTGATGTACATCACGGTGCCTTACGCGGGTGGCAGCGGAAATGTCGTGCTGTTCGTGTGCTGCTTCTTGATCATCGTCTCGATGTACGGCGGTGGCTTCTCCACCGTGCCCGCGTATCTGCGCGATCTTTTCGGCACACGTTACGTCGGCGCTATCCACGGCATCCTGCTGACAGCGTGGTCAGCGGCGGGTGTCGCCGGTCCCGTGCTGATCAATTACATCCGTGAATACAACGTGACGCACGGCGTACCGAAGGCGCAGGCCTATAACACCACCATGTACATCATGGCCGGTCTATTCATTGTCGGATTCATCTGCAATTTGGCGATCCGCGCAGTGGATTCGAAGTGGCACATGAAAAAGCCGGGCGAAGTCGATGCGGGTGCAGCCGATGCTGTGCCCAGCCGCGCTTGA
- a CDS encoding CoA-acylating methylmalonate-semialdehyde dehydrogenase has product MTTAPFTAKDDVGHYIHGKRTATADGKRQPIYNPATGAVSRQLALATPAEVQAAVESANRAFPAWADMPPIRRARVLNKFLQLMNEHTDTLAAMITAEHGKVFSDARGEVARGIDIIEFACGIPHLLKGDHTDQVSTGIDNWTMRQPLGVVAGITPFNFPVMVPCWMFPVAIAAGNTFILKPSERDPSPSIFMAELLREAGLPDGVFNVVQGGRDVVDALIQHPDVAAVSFVGSTPIAHYVHQQCSAHGKRVQALGGAKNHLVVMPDADLNQAVDALIGAGYGSAGERCMAISVAVLVGDVGDRIVPLLAERAKALRIKNGMDPDAEMGPIVTREALERVEGYIDLGVKEGATLVVDGRNLKVAGHENGYFTGGTLFDNVTRDMRIYKEEIFGPVLSCVRAKDFAEAVQLVNDHEFGNGVSCYTRDGNIAREFGRRIKVGMVGINVPIPVPMAWHGFGGWKRSLFGDTHAYGTEGVRFYTRQKSIMQRWPESTENGPEFAMPTAR; this is encoded by the coding sequence ATGACCACCGCACCGTTCACAGCGAAAGACGACGTCGGCCACTATATTCACGGCAAGCGAACTGCCACCGCCGACGGCAAGCGCCAGCCGATTTACAACCCCGCCACCGGCGCGGTGTCCCGCCAGCTCGCCCTCGCCACTCCCGCTGAGGTTCAGGCCGCCGTTGAAAGCGCGAACCGCGCATTTCCGGCATGGGCGGACATGCCGCCGATCCGCCGCGCCCGCGTGCTGAACAAGTTCCTGCAATTGATGAATGAGCACACCGACACGCTGGCTGCGATGATCACCGCGGAACACGGCAAGGTCTTTTCGGATGCCCGCGGCGAAGTTGCGCGCGGCATCGACATCATCGAATTCGCATGCGGTATCCCGCATCTTCTGAAAGGCGATCATACCGACCAAGTCAGCACCGGCATCGATAACTGGACCATGCGCCAGCCTCTCGGCGTGGTGGCCGGCATAACCCCGTTCAATTTTCCCGTCATGGTGCCGTGCTGGATGTTCCCGGTCGCGATCGCGGCCGGCAACACCTTCATCCTGAAGCCAAGCGAGCGCGATCCCTCCCCATCAATCTTTATGGCCGAACTGTTGCGCGAGGCCGGATTGCCCGACGGCGTCTTCAACGTCGTTCAGGGCGGCAGGGATGTTGTCGACGCCTTGATCCAGCATCCCGACGTCGCCGCGGTCTCCTTCGTCGGGTCGACGCCGATCGCACATTATGTCCATCAGCAGTGTTCGGCGCATGGCAAACGCGTTCAGGCGCTCGGCGGAGCCAAGAACCATCTGGTGGTCATGCCGGACGCGGACCTCAATCAGGCTGTCGATGCGCTGATCGGCGCAGGCTATGGATCGGCTGGTGAACGCTGCATGGCGATCAGCGTCGCGGTCCTGGTCGGCGATGTCGGCGACAGGATCGTGCCCTTGCTCGCAGAGCGCGCCAAGGCGCTCAGAATCAAGAATGGCATGGATCCGGATGCCGAAATGGGCCCGATCGTGACACGCGAAGCGCTCGAACGCGTCGAAGGTTACATCGATCTTGGCGTCAAGGAAGGCGCCACGCTGGTCGTCGACGGCCGCAACCTCAAGGTCGCGGGCCATGAGAATGGCTATTTTACCGGCGGTACACTGTTCGACAATGTCACGCGCGACATGCGCATCTACAAAGAGGAAATCTTCGGCCCCGTTCTGTCGTGCGTCCGGGCCAAGGATTTCGCGGAAGCTGTGCAACTCGTCAACGATCACGAATTCGGAAACGGCGTGTCCTGCTATACGCGCGACGGCAATATCGCGCGCGAATTCGGGCGCCGCATTAAGGTCGGAATGGTCGGCATCAACGTCCCGATCCCGGTGCCGATGGCCTGGCATGGGTTCGGCGGATGGAAGCGCAGCCTGTTCGGCGACACCCATGCCTATGGCACCGAAGGCGTTCGCTTCTACACCCGACAGAAATCGATCATGCAGCGATGGCCGGAAAGCACCGAGAATGGTCCGGAATTCGCGATGCCGACTGCGCGCTGA